One region of Rhizobium sp. WYJ-E13 genomic DNA includes:
- a CDS encoding SH3 domain-containing protein yields the protein MVMFSGPPAVAIRNLPISDELKRVLARSADLAGVDEIRITSGGQPAKGEGTRRTGSTRHDRGRAADLQVIVGGSAKSFTDRNADPIIIGFVTACAANGATGIGAGVGYMGDRTIHVGFGTSVNDHSKLTWGAGGHATNAPSWLQEAAEEGWRNRVPAIPILGPGKYQVIAREGLKLRLGPGFDFESSRTLPLGTIVTVVSFDTADHIWAKVDLEDDGLLDGHVFAALLAPIGESGGNKDVAEPEAA from the coding sequence ATGGTTATGTTTAGTGGCCCGCCTGCGGTCGCAATACGAAACCTGCCAATTTCCGACGAGTTGAAGCGCGTTCTGGCGCGCAGCGCCGATCTGGCAGGTGTTGATGAAATCCGGATCACCTCGGGCGGTCAACCTGCCAAGGGTGAGGGCACCCGGCGCACCGGCTCTACCCGCCACGACCGAGGTCGCGCTGCCGATCTTCAGGTCATTGTTGGTGGAAGCGCAAAAAGCTTTACCGACCGTAACGCCGACCCGATCATCATTGGATTTGTCACCGCTTGTGCCGCAAATGGAGCGACGGGCATTGGAGCCGGCGTGGGCTATATGGGAGACCGGACGATCCACGTAGGCTTCGGCACCTCGGTCAATGATCATTCGAAACTGACATGGGGTGCAGGAGGGCACGCGACCAACGCACCATCCTGGCTGCAGGAGGCTGCGGAGGAAGGCTGGCGCAATCGCGTCCCGGCCATCCCGATCCTTGGTCCGGGAAAGTACCAGGTCATCGCGCGAGAAGGACTGAAGCTTCGGCTCGGGCCGGGTTTTGACTTCGAGTCTTCGAGAACGCTTCCGCTTGGCACGATCGTAACGGTGGTGAGTTTCGACACCGCTGATCATATCTGGGCTAAGGTCGATCTCGAAGATGATGGCCTGCTCGATGGGCATGTTTTTGCGGCGCTCCTCGCGCCAATCGGGGAAAGTGGTGGGAACAAGGACGTGGCTGAGCCAGAAGCGGCCTGA